A single region of the Streptomyces sp. NBC_01803 genome encodes:
- a CDS encoding SRPBCC family protein has product MAEHTRSSITIEARPADVMAVIADFGRYPEWTGEVKEAEVLATDAQGRAEQVRLLLDAGAIKDEHTLAYTWQSGEEVSWSLVKSRMLRALDGSYHLAPVSDGKRTEVTYQLTVDVKIPMLGTIKRKAEKVIIDRALDGLKKRVESFPARP; this is encoded by the coding sequence ATGGCGGAACACACCAGGTCCAGTATCACCATCGAAGCCAGGCCGGCCGATGTCATGGCGGTGATCGCCGACTTCGGCCGCTACCCGGAGTGGACCGGGGAGGTCAAGGAGGCCGAGGTGCTCGCGACCGACGCCCAGGGCCGGGCCGAGCAGGTGCGGCTGTTGCTGGACGCCGGGGCCATCAAGGACGAGCACACCCTCGCGTACACCTGGCAGAGCGGGGAAGAGGTGAGCTGGTCGCTGGTGAAGTCCCGCATGCTGCGCGCCCTGGACGGCTCCTACCACTTGGCGCCGGTCTCCGACGGCAAGCGGACCGAGGTCACCTACCAGCTCACCGTCGACGTCAAGATCCCCATGCTGGGCACCATCAAGCGCAAGGCGGAGAAGGTCATCATCGACCGCGCGCTGGACGGGCTGAAGAAGCGGGTGGAGAGCTTCCCCGCGCGGCCATGA
- a CDS encoding AMP-dependent synthetase/ligase has protein sequence MQEFSLPARYEVPADGSLVDLLRANAERHPDVAVIARRRGDVWEDVTATEFRAEVRAVAKGLLAQGVRPGERIGLLSRTRYEWTLLDFAIWSVGAVSVPVYETSSPEQVGWNLRDSGAVGVVVETEAHVATVESVRETLPELTRVWCLAASGEGSAVARLTAAGADVTDEELDAATADLTADATATVIYTSGTTGRPKGCVLSHRAFLAECGNIIAALGPLFRTGESSVLLFLPLAHVFGRVVGVAALLGPIKLGHAPDVRALTADLASFRPTIVLGVPRVFEKVYNSARAKAHEAGKGKIFDRAADTAIAYSRALDTPSGPSLGLRLRHRVFDRLVFAKLRAALGGRATHAISGGAPLGERLGHFYRGIGFTVLEGYGLTESCAATTFNPWDAPRIGTVGRPLPGSAVRIAEKDGEVLVRGDHLFTGYWHDEEATARAMVDGWYHTGDVGSLDADGYLTITGRKKEILVTAGGKNVAPAVIEDRVRAHALIAECMVVGEGRPFVGALITLDDEFLPRWAADHGLTELPREELLTHPLLLAAVQEAIDGGNAAVSRGEAVREFRVLPGHFTEESGHLTPSLKLRRHVVAKDFATEIDELYR, from the coding sequence GTGCAGGAATTCAGCCTTCCGGCCCGGTACGAGGTGCCGGCCGACGGCAGTCTCGTCGATCTGCTCCGCGCCAACGCGGAGCGGCACCCGGACGTCGCGGTGATCGCGCGCCGGCGCGGTGACGTCTGGGAGGACGTGACGGCGACGGAGTTCCGCGCCGAGGTACGGGCGGTCGCCAAGGGGTTGCTCGCGCAGGGCGTGCGACCGGGCGAGCGGATCGGGCTGTTGTCGCGTACGCGGTACGAGTGGACGCTGCTGGACTTCGCGATCTGGTCGGTCGGCGCGGTCTCCGTCCCGGTGTACGAGACCAGCTCGCCCGAGCAGGTCGGCTGGAACCTGCGGGACTCCGGCGCGGTCGGCGTCGTCGTCGAGACCGAGGCGCACGTGGCGACGGTCGAGTCCGTCCGCGAGACGCTGCCGGAGCTGACCCGCGTGTGGTGTCTGGCGGCCTCCGGCGAGGGGAGCGCGGTCGCGCGGCTCACGGCGGCCGGGGCGGACGTCACCGACGAGGAGCTGGACGCGGCGACCGCGGACCTGACCGCCGACGCCACCGCCACCGTCATCTACACCTCCGGCACCACCGGGCGGCCCAAGGGATGTGTGCTCAGCCACCGGGCGTTCCTCGCCGAGTGCGGCAACATCATCGCGGCGCTCGGTCCGTTGTTCCGCACGGGCGAGAGCTCGGTGCTGCTGTTCCTGCCGCTGGCCCACGTCTTCGGCCGGGTGGTCGGGGTCGCGGCGCTACTCGGCCCGATCAAGCTCGGGCACGCGCCCGATGTCCGCGCGCTCACGGCCGACCTGGCCTCGTTCCGGCCGACGATCGTGCTCGGCGTGCCCCGGGTCTTCGAGAAGGTCTACAACTCGGCGCGGGCGAAGGCGCATGAGGCCGGCAAGGGCAAGATCTTCGACCGGGCCGCCGACACGGCGATCGCCTACAGCCGGGCGCTGGACACGCCGTCCGGCCCGTCGCTGGGCCTGCGGCTGCGGCACCGGGTCTTTGACCGGCTGGTGTTCGCCAAGCTGCGGGCCGCGCTGGGCGGCCGGGCCACGCACGCCATCTCCGGTGGCGCCCCGCTGGGCGAACGGCTCGGCCACTTCTACCGGGGCATCGGCTTCACGGTGCTGGAGGGCTACGGCCTGACGGAGTCGTGCGCGGCGACCACGTTCAACCCGTGGGACGCGCCCCGCATCGGCACGGTCGGCCGCCCGCTGCCGGGCTCCGCGGTGCGGATCGCGGAGAAGGACGGCGAGGTGCTGGTGCGCGGCGACCACCTGTTCACCGGGTACTGGCACGACGAGGAGGCCACCGCCCGCGCGATGGTGGACGGCTGGTACCACACGGGCGACGTCGGCTCCCTCGACGCGGACGGCTATCTGACCATCACCGGGCGGAAGAAGGAGATCCTGGTGACGGCGGGCGGCAAGAACGTGGCACCCGCCGTGATCGAGGACCGCGTCCGGGCGCACGCCCTGATCGCCGAGTGCATGGTCGTCGGCGAGGGGCGCCCGTTCGTGGGCGCGCTGATCACGCTGGACGACGAGTTCCTCCCCCGCTGGGCGGCCGACCACGGCCTGACCGAGCTGCCCCGCGAGGAGCTGCTGACCCACCCACTGCTGCTGGCGGCGGTCCAGGAGGCGATCGACGGCGGCAACGCGGCGGTCTCCCGCGGCGAGGCGGTCCGCGAATTCCGCGTCCTCCCCGGCCACTTCACGGAGGAGTCGGGCCACCTGACGCCGTCGTTGAAGCTGAGGCGGCACGTGGTGGCGAAGGACTTCGCGACAGAGATCGACGAGCTGTACCGCTGA
- a CDS encoding NYN domain-containing protein yields MDPTDGDEATGRPEPESGEPAESLDRPLPERVRHRVILLAGDSFAGMTIAELPVTLRQYARFTPSRRVKFGGSAMAAALENDTVFRQRVAARLRAAEPELAEAVEEGTPPPAADPVEVAAAAFVLRPPGWAKLVAAAGEEAQRAQAERAEQEREREIGRLREELAQVRSAAHTDGERLRAELDAARRESDAVHRKLRSAVSDVRRGEAATRKLRAELEEARAEAAGARAAADGEARRLRARLAQAEAALETSRKAVREGRGIEDMRLRLLLDTVLEASQGLRRELALPPVGLRPAQTIEAVEPGGMTPQDVAQRALAEDDPALLDQLLALPQAHLVVDGYNVTKTGYPALPLEKQRLRLLGGLAVLAAQTGAEMTCVFDGAELAAPVLLTPPRGVRVLFSRPGQTADELIRQLVRAEPRGRPLVVVSSDREVADGVAGAGARPVASALLVKRLART; encoded by the coding sequence GTGGATCCCACGGATGGTGACGAGGCGACAGGGCGGCCCGAGCCCGAGTCCGGGGAGCCCGCCGAGAGCCTTGACCGACCGCTGCCCGAGCGCGTCCGCCACCGCGTCATCCTGCTCGCCGGCGACTCCTTCGCCGGAATGACCATCGCGGAGCTCCCCGTCACTCTGCGGCAGTATGCCCGATTCACCCCCTCCCGGCGAGTGAAGTTCGGTGGCAGCGCCATGGCCGCCGCCCTGGAGAACGACACCGTTTTCCGGCAGCGCGTCGCCGCTCGGCTGCGGGCCGCCGAGCCGGAGCTCGCCGAGGCCGTCGAGGAGGGCACCCCGCCGCCCGCCGCGGACCCCGTGGAGGTGGCCGCCGCCGCCTTCGTGCTGCGCCCGCCGGGCTGGGCGAAGCTCGTCGCCGCCGCGGGCGAGGAGGCCCAGCGCGCCCAGGCGGAGCGCGCCGAACAGGAGCGCGAGCGGGAGATCGGCCGGCTGCGGGAGGAGCTGGCCCAGGTGCGGTCGGCCGCCCACACCGACGGCGAGCGGCTGCGCGCCGAGCTGGACGCGGCCCGCAGGGAGTCCGACGCGGTCCACCGCAAGCTGCGCAGCGCGGTCAGCGACGTGCGGCGCGGCGAGGCCGCCACGCGCAAGCTGCGCGCCGAGCTGGAGGAAGCGCGGGCGGAGGCGGCCGGCGCCAGGGCCGCCGCCGACGGCGAGGCGCGCCGGCTGCGGGCGCGGCTGGCGCAGGCCGAGGCGGCCCTGGAGACCAGCCGCAAGGCGGTCCGTGAGGGGCGCGGCATCGAGGACATGCGGCTGCGCCTGCTGCTCGACACGGTATTGGAGGCGTCCCAGGGACTGCGCCGCGAACTGGCTCTGCCACCCGTCGGGTTGAGGCCGGCTCAGACCATCGAGGCGGTGGAGCCGGGCGGTATGACGCCGCAGGACGTGGCGCAGCGCGCGCTCGCGGAGGACGATCCGGCGCTGCTGGACCAGCTGCTGGCGCTGCCCCAGGCCCATCTGGTCGTGGACGGCTACAACGTGACCAAGACCGGCTATCCCGCGCTGCCGTTGGAGAAGCAGCGGCTGCGGCTGCTGGGCGGGCTCGCGGTTCTCGCGGCCCAGACGGGCGCGGAGATGACGTGTGTCTTCGACGGCGCCGAGCTGGCCGCGCCCGTGCTGCTGACCCCACCGCGCGGCGTTCGGGTGCTCTTCAGCAGACCGGGCCAGACGGCGGACGAGCTCATCCGACAGCTGGTGCGGGCCGAGCCGCGTGGGCGTCCGCTGGTGGTGGTCTCCTCGGACCGCGAGGTCGCGGACGGCGTGGCCGGCGCGGGCGCCCGGCCGGTCGCCTCGGCCCTGTTGGTGAAGCGGCTCGCCCGGACCTAG
- a CDS encoding C40 family peptidase, producing MASHRRPKSPSRARVTFFGATAAATVAITSQTAQAEPDPTVDEVREQVDDLRHEAEVITEEYNGAKERAEELQAEVDDLQDSTARGQEELNELRSGVGSVASAQYRNGGIDPSLHLFLSADPDAYLDQASTLDQVSGKQAETLRLIEDRQRNLDQQRQEATDRLAELEELRGRLSDQKETIQDKLNEAQSLLNQLTEEEQARLAAQEQAEADRAAEAARADRSDERADFVDVPGSSRGSAALSAAATKLGSPYVWGATGPSSFDCSGLTSWAYAQAGVSLPRTSQSQAGAGTRVGLDQLAPGDLVFYYSGLSHVGMYAGNGQIIHAPSSGSVVRYDSVTSMPFQFGVRVG from the coding sequence GTGGCGTCTCATCGTCGTCCCAAGTCGCCGAGCCGGGCCCGTGTGACCTTTTTCGGCGCCACCGCAGCCGCCACTGTCGCGATCACCTCGCAGACCGCCCAGGCCGAGCCGGACCCCACCGTCGACGAGGTCCGCGAGCAGGTGGACGACCTCCGGCACGAGGCGGAGGTCATCACCGAGGAGTACAACGGCGCCAAGGAGCGCGCCGAGGAGCTCCAGGCCGAGGTGGACGATCTGCAGGATTCCACCGCGCGTGGCCAGGAGGAGCTGAACGAGCTGCGTTCGGGCGTCGGTTCGGTGGCGTCGGCCCAGTACCGCAACGGTGGTATCGACCCGTCGCTGCACCTCTTCCTCTCCGCCGACCCCGACGCCTATCTCGACCAGGCGTCCACGCTGGACCAGGTGAGCGGCAAGCAGGCCGAGACGCTGCGGCTGATCGAGGACCGGCAGCGCAACCTGGACCAGCAGCGCCAGGAGGCCACCGACAGGCTCGCCGAGCTGGAGGAGCTGCGCGGCCGGCTCAGCGACCAGAAGGAAACGATCCAGGACAAGCTGAACGAGGCGCAGTCGCTCCTCAATCAGCTCACCGAGGAGGAGCAGGCCAGGCTCGCCGCCCAGGAGCAGGCGGAGGCCGATCGCGCCGCCGAGGCCGCGCGCGCCGACCGTTCCGACGAACGCGCCGACTTCGTCGACGTCCCCGGCTCCTCCCGCGGCTCGGCGGCGCTCTCCGCCGCCGCCACCAAGCTCGGCTCGCCCTACGTCTGGGGCGCCACCGGCCCCAGCTCCTTCGACTGCTCGGGCCTGACCTCCTGGGCCTACGCCCAGGCCGGCGTCTCCCTGCCGCGCACCTCGCAGTCCCAGGCCGGCGCCGGCACCCGCGTCGGCCTGGACCAACTCGCCCCCGGCGACCTGGTGTTCTACTACAGCGGCCTGTCCCACGTGGGCATGTACGCGGGCAACGGCCAGATCATCCACGCGCCGTCGTCCGGCTCTGTCGTCCGGTACGACTCGGTGACGTCCATGCCGTTCCAGTTCGGCGTCCGGGTCGGCTGA
- a CDS encoding glycosyltransferase family 4 protein, with protein MRKTLIVTNDFPPRPGGIQAFLHSMALRLDPRRVVVYASTWKRDAEGLRSTAEFDAEQPFPVVRDRTTMLLPTPAATRRAAGLLRQHGCTAVWFGAAAPLGLMTPALRAAGAERVVATTHGHEAAWAQLPGARGLLRRVGEHTDTLTYLGEYTRSRIARALSPTAAARMVQLPPGVDEKAFHPDSGGAAVRAALGLSDRPVVVCVSRLVPRKGQDTLIRALPRVLAVEPDTVLLIVGGGPYRADLEKLASRLGVSASVRFTGPVPWDELPAHFGAGDVFAMPCRTRRRGLDVEGLGMVYLEASATGLPVVAGDSGGAPDAVLDGETGWVVRAAGSTAPEETADRLLALLSDTELRRRMGERGRAWVEERWRWDLLVDRLRTLLG; from the coding sequence ATGCGTAAGACGTTGATCGTGACCAATGATTTCCCGCCACGCCCCGGGGGAATCCAGGCTTTCCTGCACAGCATGGCGCTGCGGCTCGACCCGCGGCGGGTGGTGGTGTACGCCTCCACCTGGAAGCGGGACGCCGAAGGGCTGCGGTCCACCGCCGAGTTCGACGCCGAGCAGCCGTTCCCGGTCGTCCGGGACCGCACCACGATGCTGCTGCCGACACCGGCCGCCACCCGGCGCGCCGCCGGGCTGCTGCGCCAGCACGGCTGCACGGCCGTGTGGTTCGGCGCGGCGGCCCCGCTCGGCCTGATGACGCCCGCGCTGCGGGCGGCGGGCGCCGAGCGCGTGGTGGCCACGACGCACGGCCACGAGGCGGCCTGGGCCCAGCTCCCCGGCGCGCGCGGGCTGTTGCGGCGGGTCGGGGAACACACCGACACCCTCACGTACCTCGGCGAGTACACCCGCTCCCGCATCGCGCGGGCGCTGAGCCCGACGGCGGCGGCGCGGATGGTTCAACTGCCGCCGGGCGTGGACGAGAAGGCGTTCCACCCCGACTCGGGCGGCGCGGCGGTCCGGGCGGCGCTGGGCCTGAGCGACCGGCCGGTCGTGGTGTGCGTGTCACGGCTGGTGCCGCGCAAGGGGCAGGACACGCTGATCCGGGCGCTGCCCCGGGTGCTGGCGGTGGAGCCGGACACGGTGCTGCTGATCGTCGGTGGCGGCCCGTACCGGGCGGACCTGGAGAAGCTGGCTTCCCGGCTGGGCGTGAGCGCGTCGGTGCGGTTCACCGGCCCGGTGCCGTGGGATGAGCTGCCCGCGCACTTCGGCGCCGGGGACGTCTTCGCGATGCCCTGCCGCACGCGGCGGCGCGGCCTGGATGTGGAGGGCCTGGGCATGGTCTACCTGGAGGCGTCCGCGACCGGCCTCCCGGTCGTCGCCGGCGACTCCGGTGGCGCCCCCGACGCGGTCCTGGACGGCGAGACGGGCTGGGTGGTCCGCGCGGCCGGGTCAACGGCCCCCGAGGAGACGGCGGACCGCCTCCTGGCCCTCCTGTCGGACACCGAACTCCGCCGCCGCATGGGTGAACGTGGCCGCGCGTGGGTGGAAGAACGCTGGCGCTGGGACCTCCTGGTCGACCGCCTCCGCACCCTGCTGGGCTGA